From the Lolium rigidum isolate FL_2022 chromosome 2, APGP_CSIRO_Lrig_0.1, whole genome shotgun sequence genome, one window contains:
- the LOC124693423 gene encoding serine/threonine-protein phosphatase PP1: protein MEKGMDPVLLDSIIGRLLEVKTLKPGKNAQLSESEIKQLCAASKEIFLSQPNLLELEAPIKICGDVHGQYSDLLRLFEYGGYPPQSNYLFLGDYVDRGKQSLETICLLLAYKVKYPENFFLLRGNHECASVNRIYGFYDECKRRFSVKLWKTFTDCFNCLPVSALIDEKILCMHGGLSPELNKLDQILNLNRPTDVPDTGLLCDLLWSDPSNEAQGWAMNDRGVSYTFGPDKVTEFLEKHDLDLICRAHQVVEDGYEFFADRQLVTIFSAPNYCGEFDNAGAMMSVDETLMCSFQILKPARKMLVGSTNTKSGFKSLRGW from the exons ATGGAGAAGGGGATGGATCCGGTGCTGCTCGACAGCATCATCGGGCGGCTGCTGGAGGTGAAGACTCTCAAGCCGGGCAAGAACGCGCAGCTGTCGGAGTCGGAGATCAAGCAGCTCTGCGCCGCTTCCAAGGAGATCTTCCTCTCGCAGCCCAACCTCCTGGAACTCGAGGCTCCCATCAAAATCTGCG GTGATGTTCATGGTCAATATTCTGATCTCCTGAGGCTCTTTGAATATGGTGGATATCCTCCTCAGTCCAATTATCTTTTCTTGGGTGATTATGTGGACCGGGGAAAGCAAAGCCTTGAGACAATATGCCTTCTTTTGGCTTATAAGGTCAAGTACCCTGAGAACTTCTTTCTTCTAAGAGGCAACCATGAATGTGCATCAGTAAACCGCATCTATGGATTTTATGATGAGTGCAAGCGCAGATTCAGTGTAAAACTCTGGAAAACGTTTACAGACTGTTTTAACTGCTTACCAGTATCAGCATTGATAGACGAAAAGATTCTATGTATGCATGGGGGCCTTTCTCCAGAGTTGAACAAGCTGGATCAAATACTCAACCTCAATCGCCCCACAGATGTGCCTGATACTGGGTTACTTTGTGATCTTCTTTGGTCCGATCCTTCCAACGAAGCGCAAGGGTGGGCTATGAATGATCGTGGTGTTTCATATACATTTGGGCCTGATAAAGTGACTGAATTTCTTGAGAAGCATGATTTAGACCTCATATGCCGAGCGCATCAG GTTGTTGAGGATGGATATGAGTTCTTTGCTGATCGTCAGCTTGTAACAATATTTTCGGCGCCTAATTATTGTGGAGAATTTGATAATGCCGGTGCCATGATGAGTGTAGATGAGACACTGATGTGCTCCTTCCAAATACTCAAACCTGCAAGGAAAATGTTAGTTGGTTCAACTAATACCAAATCTGGCTTCAAG